A single region of the Brassica rapa cultivar Chiifu-401-42 chromosome A03, CAAS_Brap_v3.01, whole genome shotgun sequence genome encodes:
- the LOC103860056 gene encoding uncharacterized protein LOC103860056, producing MLSFKIISEYCVLNCTKVGSLTDLLPTSSPSLRRVSHVSGNMADKLHVAIRSMSLEDDDPIILPDEPKFHLFDENALSIIGRLLNPDAQNMARMIDFMPQAWRLYDRVRGIALSRDRFQFVFKREEDLITVLKDRPWSYNHWTMILERWTPSPPRDFLSKFEVWIRIRNIPINHYTIDTMYMLAKKVGAVIEIAYDPKRSQKTEYIRAKVMFSATDPAFEVKNLNLPSGDVVVIEYEYEKIHKRCYGCRRLTHEKSACPYSKQRLQRHVQKPLEKNNQEQTDIVPTTNRLEGPPGFPPLFPELPPEDRAMAMQYISHSNETERRARILRVQQSIELEKSNPPPVLTKISHNLEKEKGHVFGYGVSESASGETRMAAHALTAPAGERIHSSSEVQLSGESISPASAPKRPAVFTIGASGSSQTGSSRGRRNGRNRPPAWVRHIRPAKNAQSKSTPVHEQSDEVAPSSKRKAEGVQIEKGNKTSKTKEDTVASILRPLPSQ from the coding sequence ATGCTGTCTTTTAAAATCATCTCCGAGTATTGCGTACTTAATTGCACTAAGGTTGGATCTCTCACAGATTTGCTCCCCACAAGCTCTCCTTCCCTCCGCCGTGTATCTCACGTCTCCGGAAACATGGCTGACAAACTTCATGTGGCTATCCGTTCTATGTCGCTTGAGGATGACGATCCGATCATTCTCCCCGATGAACCCAAGTTTCATCTATTTGATGAAAATGCCCTCAGCATTATTGGCCGTCTTCTGAATCCCGATGCTCAAAACATGGCAAGAATGATCGACTTTATGCCTCAAGCATGGCGTCTGTATGACAGAGTCAGAGGTATTGCGCTGTCCAGAGACCGGTTCCAGTTTGTTTTCAAGCGTGAAGAAGATCTGATTACTGTCCTAAAGGACAGACCTTGGTCTTACAATCATTGGACCATGATCTTGGAGCGTTGGACTCCTTCTCCCCCTAGAGACTTCCTATCCAAGTTTGAGGTTTGGATCCGAATCAGAAACATTCCTATCAACCACTACACTATTGATACCATGTATATGCTGGCGAAAAAAGTGGGGGCAGTGATTGAGATCGCTTATGACCCCAAGAGATCTCAGAAAACAGAGTATATACGAGCTAAGGTCATGTTCTCCGCAACTGATCCTGCCTTTGAAGTGAAGAACCTAAACCTTCCTTCGGGGGATGTTGTGGTGATTGAATATGAATATGAAAAAATTCATAAGAGGTGCTATGGTTGTCGTCGTTTGACACATGAGAAGTCGGCATGTCCTTATTCTAAACAACGTCTTCAAAGGCATGTGCAGAAGCCTTTGGAAAAGAACAATCAGGAGCAAACTGATATAGTTCCTACTACAAACCGCTTAGAAGGTCCCCCGGGTTTCCCTCCTCTGTTTCCTGAGTTACCTCCAGAAGACAGAGCTATGGCGATGCAATATATTTCTCATTCCAATGAGACGGAGCGCCGTGCACGCATTCTACGCGTTCAACAATCTATTGAGCTGGAGAAGTCTAACCCTCCTCCGGTTTTGACTAAAATCTCTCATAATTTGGAAAAAGAGAAAGGTCATGTCTTTGGGTATGGCGTGTCTGAGTCTGCCTCTGGTGAGACGAGGATGGCGGCTCACGCGTTGACAGCTCCTGCTGGTGAACGTATTCATAGCTCCTCTGAGGTACAATTATCTGGTGAAAGCATAAGTCCTGCTTCTGCACCAAAACGTCCGGCAGTCTTTACTATAGGAGCCTCAGGGTCTTCTCAAACCGGGTCGTCGAGGGGTAGAAGAAATGGAAGGAACCGGCCTCCAGCTTGGGTAAGACATATCAGACCAGCGAAGAATGCGCAGTCCAAGTCCACACCGGTTCATGAGCAGTCAGATGAAGTGGCGCCTTCCTCCAAAAGGAAAGCAGAGGGAGTTCAGATTGAGAAGGGAAACAAGACATCTAAAACCAAAGAAGATACGGTGGCCTCCATTTTGAGGCCGCTGCCATCCCAATGA